A genomic region of Catalinimonas niigatensis contains the following coding sequences:
- a CDS encoding cytochrome d ubiquinol oxidase subunit II — MKKRYLKPPVWEANHVWLILVIVIIFMGFPRVYTVLSTALHIPLFIMLLGIIFRGTAFTFRYYDVDKDHTHNYYTHIFRINSILTPFFLGVTLGAMILGRISTDYEEGFVKIYIDPWANAFSFVLGIFTVLLFGYISSAFLSSETSLTKEERYIYATYCKRFLIALLVAGPIFFFTAEFYEHQFVNDFFHSFLSVGCIALATALIPIVWVSLNRQKALLTRLITGIQVCAIIGGWLAIQFPVIVIIQDTEDLTFYNTMANPATIKALIWALGVGILLIFPSLFYLFKVFKSD; from the coding sequence GTGAAAAAGCGATATCTAAAGCCACCAGTATGGGAGGCTAATCATGTATGGCTTATTTTAGTAATTGTGATTATTTTTATGGGTTTCCCAAGGGTATATACCGTTCTGTCTACCGCATTGCACATCCCTTTGTTTATTATGCTTCTTGGTATTATTTTTAGGGGAACAGCCTTTACATTCCGTTATTATGATGTAGACAAAGATCATACGCACAACTACTATACTCATATCTTTAGGATCAACAGCATACTTACACCTTTCTTTCTAGGCGTCACCCTTGGAGCCATGATTCTTGGCAGAATCAGTACTGATTATGAAGAAGGATTCGTCAAGATATACATTGACCCTTGGGCAAATGCTTTTTCATTCGTACTTGGCATATTCACAGTACTGCTTTTTGGTTATATTTCTTCAGCATTTTTAAGTAGTGAAACCTCACTTACCAAAGAAGAACGATACATCTATGCAACTTACTGTAAAAGATTTTTGATAGCACTGCTTGTTGCCGGTCCCATCTTTTTTTTTACAGCAGAATTTTATGAACACCAATTTGTGAATGACTTCTTCCATAGTTTTTTGAGCGTGGGGTGTATAGCACTGGCAACTGCATTAATTCCGATAGTCTGGGTATCATTGAACCGACAAAAAGCCTTGCTTACCCGACTGATTACTGGCATACAAGTATGCGCAATTATTGGAGGTTGGTTAGCCATACAATTTCCTGTGATTGTAATTATTCAAGATACTGAAGACCTTACCTTTTATAATACAATGGCCAATCCTGCTACGATTAAGGCACTGATATGGGCTTTAGGGGTGGGTATTCTACTTATCTTTCCTTCACTGTTTTATCTTTTCAAAGTCTTCAAGAGCGATTAG
- a CDS encoding cytochrome ubiquinol oxidase subunit I produces MEDLFAARLQMAISLGFHIIFSCIGMTMPFLMAFAEWQWLKSKQEVYLDLAKSWSKGVAIFFAVGAVSGTVLSFELGLLWPGFMEYAGEIIGMPFSWEGTAFFLEAIALGFFLYGWNKVNRWVHWASGIVVGISGVISGIFVVAANAWMNSPAGFDWVDGQAVNIDPYAAMFNDAWFSQALHMTIAAFVSTSFAVAGLHALLLLKNPGHVLHQKAYKIALTFGAVSAILQPLSGDISAKDIAERQPEKLAAMEALFETEKGADLLIGGIPDVERATVDYAIRLPKMLSFLAHGDFDATVTGLKEFPRELWPPVQITHIAFQVMVLSGMLMATVGLVFLLFYWKKKEILYKNWWLWVVGICTPLGFIAVEAGWVVTEVGRQPWIVYRMFKTADSVSPMPGLQYTCYILSTLYLLLGFVLVFLMKRQIRVVNKKNMQIMVEIIIVVLGIAFVFYTLLGGADFGAGIIEVFTGKKGEKAISKATSMGG; encoded by the coding sequence ATGGAAGATCTTTTCGCAGCACGACTTCAAATGGCTATTTCTCTTGGATTTCATATTATTTTCTCCTGCATAGGGATGACCATGCCTTTTCTTATGGCTTTTGCGGAATGGCAATGGCTTAAATCTAAACAAGAAGTCTATCTGGATCTTGCTAAATCCTGGTCAAAAGGAGTAGCCATTTTTTTTGCTGTTGGAGCCGTGTCAGGTACAGTTTTATCTTTTGAACTTGGTTTACTTTGGCCGGGCTTTATGGAGTATGCGGGTGAAATTATTGGTATGCCTTTCAGTTGGGAAGGTACTGCATTCTTCCTTGAAGCAATTGCCCTCGGCTTCTTTCTGTATGGATGGAATAAAGTAAATCGTTGGGTGCATTGGGCTTCCGGGATCGTAGTAGGCATTTCTGGAGTAATCTCAGGAATTTTTGTGGTTGCCGCCAATGCCTGGATGAATAGTCCCGCTGGTTTTGATTGGGTAGATGGACAGGCTGTAAATATAGATCCTTATGCTGCGATGTTTAATGATGCCTGGTTTTCCCAAGCACTCCATATGACCATTGCCGCTTTTGTCAGCACTAGTTTTGCAGTAGCAGGGCTTCATGCTCTCCTTTTGCTAAAAAATCCCGGTCATGTGCTACATCAGAAAGCTTATAAGATTGCTCTTACATTTGGTGCGGTTTCCGCTATCTTACAACCCCTTAGTGGTGATATTTCAGCTAAAGATATTGCAGAAAGACAACCGGAAAAATTAGCAGCAATGGAAGCTCTTTTTGAGACAGAAAAAGGAGCAGACTTGCTGATTGGTGGTATACCTGATGTTGAGCGGGCTACAGTAGACTATGCCATCCGTTTACCCAAAATGCTTAGCTTTCTCGCTCATGGTGATTTTGATGCTACAGTGACCGGTCTTAAAGAATTTCCCAGAGAACTCTGGCCTCCTGTACAGATTACACACATAGCATTTCAGGTGATGGTTCTCTCGGGAATGCTAATGGCAACGGTAGGACTTGTATTTCTCCTCTTCTATTGGAAAAAGAAAGAGATACTGTATAAGAATTGGTGGTTGTGGGTGGTGGGTATTTGTACACCATTAGGATTTATAGCCGTTGAGGCAGGATGGGTTGTCACTGAAGTAGGTCGGCAACCCTGGATTGTTTACAGAATGTTCAAAACGGCTGATTCAGTTTCTCCAATGCCAGGGCTTCAATATACATGCTATATTCTGAGCACACTTTATCTTCTTCTGGGTTTTGTATTGGTATTTTTGATGAAGCGGCAAATCAGGGTAGTCAATAAAAAAAATATGCAGATCATGGTTGAGATTATCATCGTCGTTCTTGGGATTGCTTTTGTCTTTTATACACTACTCGGAGGGGCAGACTTCGGTGCAGGAATCATTGAAGTATTTACCGGAAAAAAGGGTGAAAAAGCGATATCTAAAGCCACCAGTATGGGAGGCTAA
- a CDS encoding tetratricopeptide repeat-containing sensor histidine kinase, with product MIAEQNPYLNEGYSHDLTDTISSLLLKSLEGSEPSESLEYAMEAMKRAEYIDDSAQLAEAYYSVGSSYDMLGEDQLAIKYFQLALKEYEDLDDSLNVSWTLNNLGVVYDELGDYDEALSYYLLSLEALGEGEYPENRVTLYNNIGLIYEANGLTDKALENLYSAYRLALKYDLQGRITYPLHSLGETYLNHGEYDSALHYFLQSYQVDDELEDQMGLAINLQSMGKAYLLQKKYKKAEAHLKEALEIQTKIGDKYEQTCTLTLLGKLYFQMKNYEQALEYTGRALKFAEKSNTKNQIKEAAEVLSNIYRDFGNFEKALFYTDLSNTYKDSIYNEAKSRHLALLQLNKQEAENAALMTDNEFKSAILDDQQVLIEKQTYVVIFISLGLVLSFIILSLLMNSNKDKNLANQRLIKQKQEIEKIIKELTTLNENVNRQKDDLQRSNQIKDKLLSIISHDFRSPLNSLEGILDLMTQGRISPDEMQMISKELRLKVNITTNLLDNLLNWAKSQMQGINPNPEFFDIKNLVEDTIHLLSTQAEKKDVRIYNRIVHSQNVFSDYEMTKLVVRNLVSNAIKFTSSGDKIFVKAGLENGFLQFVVKDTGKGIIQEEKSKLFTHESKSTLGTAYEKGTGLGLLLCKDFVEKNGGNITVESEEGEGSTFCFTIPIEPSVIELMEIKE from the coding sequence GTGATTGCAGAACAAAACCCATATCTCAATGAAGGTTATTCGCATGACCTTACCGATACTATTTCAAGTCTCTTATTAAAAAGTCTGGAAGGGTCTGAACCTTCAGAATCGCTGGAATATGCGATGGAAGCAATGAAGAGAGCTGAATACATAGACGATAGTGCTCAATTAGCAGAAGCTTATTATTCAGTAGGCTCTTCGTATGATATGTTAGGCGAAGATCAACTGGCAATAAAATATTTTCAGCTTGCCCTCAAAGAATATGAAGATCTGGACGATAGTCTTAATGTGAGCTGGACATTAAATAACCTAGGAGTAGTTTATGATGAACTCGGCGACTACGATGAGGCTTTATCATATTATTTGTTGTCACTAGAAGCACTGGGCGAAGGAGAGTACCCTGAAAACAGGGTAACGCTTTATAACAATATTGGCCTTATTTATGAGGCCAATGGCTTAACCGATAAAGCACTGGAAAATCTTTATAGCGCCTACAGGCTTGCGCTAAAATATGACTTACAGGGCCGTATTACTTATCCTCTACATAGCTTGGGAGAAACCTATCTTAATCATGGTGAATACGATAGTGCGCTCCATTATTTTCTTCAGTCATATCAGGTAGATGATGAGTTGGAGGATCAAATGGGACTAGCCATTAATTTGCAATCTATGGGGAAGGCTTACCTGCTTCAGAAAAAATACAAAAAAGCAGAAGCCCACTTGAAAGAAGCACTGGAAATTCAGACAAAAATAGGAGATAAATATGAGCAGACCTGTACTCTAACCTTGCTTGGCAAGCTGTACTTTCAAATGAAGAATTACGAGCAAGCTTTAGAATATACTGGAAGAGCGTTAAAGTTTGCAGAAAAATCAAATACCAAAAATCAAATTAAAGAAGCGGCAGAAGTGTTAAGCAATATATATCGTGATTTTGGAAATTTTGAAAAAGCACTTTTTTATACAGATTTAAGCAATACCTACAAAGACAGCATATACAATGAAGCAAAAAGTAGGCATCTGGCACTATTACAGTTAAACAAACAAGAAGCAGAAAATGCTGCTTTGATGACTGATAATGAGTTTAAGTCTGCCATATTGGACGATCAACAGGTATTGATAGAGAAACAGACTTATGTGGTCATTTTTATATCTTTAGGGCTTGTATTAAGTTTTATTATACTTTCTCTCCTGATGAATTCAAATAAGGATAAGAATTTAGCCAATCAAAGACTGATCAAGCAAAAGCAAGAAATAGAGAAAATCATCAAAGAGCTTACCACACTAAATGAAAATGTAAACCGACAAAAAGATGACCTTCAACGGTCTAATCAAATCAAGGATAAGCTTCTTTCTATTATTTCTCATGATTTTAGAAGCCCCTTAAATTCGCTAGAAGGGATTCTTGACCTGATGACTCAGGGCAGGATCTCTCCTGATGAAATGCAGATGATTTCTAAAGAACTCCGACTAAAAGTGAATATCACGACGAATTTGTTGGACAACTTACTGAACTGGGCTAAAAGTCAAATGCAGGGAATTAATCCAAATCCTGAATTTTTTGACATAAAAAATTTAGTAGAAGATACCATTCACCTGCTTTCTACCCAGGCTGAGAAAAAAGATGTAAGAATCTATAATCGTATAGTGCATTCTCAAAATGTATTCTCTGACTATGAAATGACAAAACTAGTAGTTAGAAATCTGGTAAGTAATGCTATCAAATTCACTTCATCAGGAGATAAAATTTTTGTGAAAGCTGGTTTAGAAAATGGCTTCCTTCAATTTGTAGTAAAAGATACCGGTAAGGGTATCATACAAGAAGAAAAAAGTAAATTATTTACTCATGAGTCAAAATCCACCTTGGGCACTGCTTACGAGAAAGGTACAGGTCTGGGCCTATTGCTTTGCAAAGATTTTGTGGAAAAAAATGGTGGAAATATCACTGTGGAAAGCGAAGAAGGTGAAGGAAGTACTTTTTGTTTTACCATTCCAATAGAGCCATCAGTCATAGAGCTAATGGAAATAAAAGAATGA
- a CDS encoding AAA family ATPase, whose translation MIIIIFGLPGTGKSYFGKRLAEHLGLVYINSDRIRKRLQLSGKYGSEEKKSVYEQMLNTTEEQVQQHKGVILDATFSDHSYIQKVKNLAQRHEIPTRLIEMVADEKVIIERVRKTRPYSEADYEVYKKMKANYEAIDETHLILDTSQTTDDQLIQEAIKYLYHD comes from the coding sequence ATGATCATCATAATATTTGGCTTACCTGGAACTGGTAAATCTTATTTTGGAAAACGTTTAGCTGAGCACCTGGGCTTGGTTTATATCAACAGCGATAGAATTCGTAAGCGACTCCAACTAAGCGGAAAATATGGGTCGGAAGAAAAAAAGAGCGTATATGAACAAATGTTGAATACCACGGAAGAACAAGTGCAGCAGCACAAAGGTGTTATACTGGATGCTACCTTTAGTGATCACTCCTATATTCAGAAAGTGAAAAACTTAGCCCAACGGCATGAGATTCCCACCAGACTTATTGAAATGGTAGCAGATGAGAAGGTAATCATAGAAAGAGTACGTAAGACCAGACCTTATTCGGAAGCTGACTATGAAGTGTATAAAAAAATGAAAGCAAATTATGAGGCTATAGATGAAACTCACCTGATACTTGATACTTCTCAAACTACGGATGATCAATTGATACAAGAGGCTATAAAATACCTTTACCATGACTGA
- a CDS encoding universal stress protein: MKSIKNILAPTDFSSAANNALLYATGLAREFEAKLYVLHSYRIPTVSDVAYPLGGIYPEGMVDIEDVREEVNAEMDKIKNDYLSSKSLHYETVLECGFAEENIQHIIEQKNIDLVVMGTRGANALQELFGSTTTHLINRTQVPILVIPENVKFSKIESIVLATDYQKVHKPETYATMISMANTFHANLDILHVRKEATKLSIEELEAGEDLDRILHKVPRAYHYTLEDESINEGIERFLKNHEFSMLAMVPREHSLIDKLIHGSKTQHMIFHTQRPLLVLKN, from the coding sequence ATGAAATCTATCAAGAACATCTTAGCACCTACCGATTTTTCATCCGCCGCAAATAATGCACTGCTTTATGCTACAGGACTTGCGAGAGAATTTGAAGCTAAACTGTACGTACTACACTCCTACCGCATTCCAACTGTTTCTGATGTGGCTTACCCATTAGGTGGTATATATCCTGAAGGAATGGTTGACATTGAAGATGTGAGAGAAGAGGTCAACGCAGAAATGGATAAAATTAAAAACGACTATCTCTCCAGTAAATCTTTGCATTACGAAACTGTTTTAGAATGTGGATTTGCAGAAGAAAACATCCAGCATATTATTGAACAGAAAAACATAGACCTGGTTGTGATGGGTACCAGGGGTGCCAATGCATTACAGGAATTGTTTGGCAGTACCACAACACACCTTATTAATCGCACTCAGGTGCCAATTCTTGTGATTCCGGAAAATGTTAAGTTTAGCAAAATAGAAAGTATTGTACTTGCGACTGATTACCAAAAAGTGCATAAGCCGGAAACTTACGCTACAATGATTAGTATGGCAAATACATTTCACGCCAATTTAGATATACTCCATGTCCGTAAAGAGGCTACTAAATTATCTATTGAAGAACTGGAGGCCGGTGAAGACCTGGATAGAATTCTTCATAAGGTGCCTCGTGCATATCATTATACTTTGGAAGATGAAAGCATCAATGAAGGCATTGAAAGATTTTTGAAGAATCATGAATTCAGTATGTTGGCGATGGTCCCTCGTGAGCATAGCCTGATTGATAAACTCATACATGGCAGCAAAACTCAGCATATGATATTCCATACCCAAAGACCGTTACTGGTACTGAAGAATTAA
- a CDS encoding DUF892 family protein encodes MKSIHNYRELALKHLSIMYKSEHQFLVYLQVLTYKASASQLKELLFDVKQSSNYKLNYLLKIMNSMKNTHIQAGSEGINGLFKETFKLIDEDSSATLVDATLLHSLILASHYKLGNYKTLLLYFRSLDFQQEADLMQKILYAEEAILKRVTTMVKEDFLINVFNPKLEETYA; translated from the coding sequence ATGAAGTCTATCCACAATTATCGTGAACTTGCACTTAAACATTTAAGTATAATGTATAAGTCAGAGCATCAATTTCTTGTTTACTTACAAGTGCTCACTTATAAGGCAAGTGCTTCACAACTTAAAGAATTACTGTTTGATGTGAAGCAAAGCTCAAATTATAAGCTGAATTATCTTCTCAAAATCATGAATTCAATGAAAAATACCCATATCCAGGCTGGCAGCGAAGGGATTAATGGGCTATTTAAGGAAACCTTCAAATTGATTGATGAAGATAGCAGTGCCACACTTGTGGATGCCACTTTGTTACATTCACTTATTTTGGCTAGCCATTATAAGCTGGGAAATTATAAGACACTGCTGCTTTACTTTCGCTCTCTTGATTTTCAACAGGAAGCCGATCTTATGCAAAAAATCCTTTATGCAGAAGAAGCGATTTTAAAAAGGGTAACTACGATGGTTAAGGAGGATTTTCTTATCAATGTTTTCAATCCAAAATTGGAAGAAACTTATGCTTAG
- a CDS encoding DUF2267 domain-containing protein, with protein MKTLHKLDKHVIYLDELILQVASLLDRPNDINCAARAVEAVLIAVRNRLTFEQSIKFLNYLPLPFKAIYIKDWKVNDRVPDRIESMNEFIEEVYRLDSTVCNNDYCEYQEIKKIVKAVFKVIGFHVSSEELKKELTFLPDDLRIYLEAEGVSIKSNMVDSSIWLS; from the coding sequence ATGAAAACGCTTCACAAACTCGACAAACATGTGATCTATCTGGATGAATTAATTCTGCAGGTAGCCTCACTATTAGACCGCCCTAACGACATTAATTGTGCAGCCCGTGCTGTTGAAGCCGTACTAATAGCAGTAAGAAACCGGCTTACTTTTGAGCAGTCTATCAAATTTTTGAACTATTTGCCGCTTCCTTTTAAAGCGATTTACATCAAAGATTGGAAAGTGAACGACCGTGTGCCTGATCGTATAGAATCTATGAACGAGTTTATTGAAGAGGTGTACAGACTTGATTCTACTGTATGTAACAATGACTATTGCGAATATCAAGAAATCAAGAAAATAGTAAAAGCTGTCTTCAAAGTTATAGGCTTTCATGTCTCAAGTGAAGAACTTAAGAAAGAGCTTACTTTCTTACCTGACGATCTAAGAATATATTTAGAGGCTGAAGGGGTATCTATAAAGTCTAATATGGTAGACTCAAGTATCTGGTTATCTTAG
- a CDS encoding beta galactosidase jelly roll domain-containing protein: protein MATAHMYKTVFYVHALLLGSFSFSFSFASTWDLQIDLKGEWKFQIGDNLRWSELTYDDSQWDQLFAPAAWETQGFHSYDGYAWYRKKFVLSKEHSDENLYLSLGYIDDVDEVFVNGKLIGFSGSFPPYYQTAYNAFRRYPIPSEYLNPEGENTIAIRVYDDKVDGGIIAGVLGIVSNKEYDKLDVDLNGVWDFNLGDNLLWKEQKESATDWEKIMVPLFWEKQGFVNYDGYAWYRKVFYLPQNLNTDELILLLGMIDDFDQTFVNGVLIGSTGFDDNNQYVYNDDFAYQTIRKYTLPPNVLKFGDYNLLTIRVYDKYIDGGIYKGPIGIIRQRGYTDFWRSWWR, encoded by the coding sequence ATGGCTACTGCACATATGTATAAAACGGTTTTTTACGTCCACGCTTTGCTCTTGGGTAGCTTTTCATTTTCATTTTCATTTGCCTCAACCTGGGATCTTCAAATAGACTTAAAAGGCGAGTGGAAATTTCAGATTGGTGACAATCTCAGATGGTCCGAGCTTACTTACGACGATAGTCAGTGGGATCAGCTATTTGCTCCAGCAGCATGGGAAACACAGGGTTTTCATTCCTATGATGGTTACGCCTGGTATCGCAAAAAATTTGTGCTTAGTAAGGAGCATTCAGATGAAAATTTATATTTATCCCTTGGCTATATTGATGATGTGGATGAGGTATTTGTCAATGGTAAGCTGATCGGTTTTTCCGGTTCCTTTCCTCCTTATTACCAGACTGCCTATAATGCCTTTCGCAGGTATCCCATACCTTCGGAATATCTTAATCCTGAAGGTGAAAACACCATTGCCATTCGCGTTTATGATGATAAAGTAGATGGTGGTATCATTGCAGGAGTACTTGGTATCGTTTCCAACAAAGAATATGATAAACTTGATGTTGATCTTAATGGTGTATGGGATTTTAATCTGGGAGATAATCTTTTATGGAAAGAACAAAAAGAATCCGCTACCGATTGGGAGAAGATTATGGTTCCGCTTTTCTGGGAAAAACAAGGTTTTGTTAACTATGACGGGTATGCCTGGTATAGAAAAGTATTCTACCTACCACAAAATCTGAATACAGATGAATTGATACTTCTCCTGGGTATGATTGATGATTTTGATCAGACTTTTGTAAATGGTGTCCTCATCGGAAGTACAGGTTTTGACGACAACAATCAGTATGTATATAATGACGATTTTGCCTATCAAACCATCAGAAAGTATACACTACCTCCTAACGTACTGAAATTTGGTGATTATAACTTATTAACAATCCGAGTATATGATAAATATATTGATGGAGGAATTTACAAGGGACCTATTGGCATCATAAGGCAAAGAGGATACACAGATTTTTGGCGCAGTTGGTGGCGTTAA
- a CDS encoding aspartyl protease family protein, which yields MRMHSIFVLILLYTSTLSTRAQTVNYEYINMVHLDHKPIVAAKINGKTAYFLIDTGSDISILDEKNTKLFKFRIAHSKEESHNIEGINGIKKNLSRIKFCRLVLGNSEMKSTLFALDLSKLVSLVKKKSHITIHGIIGSDIMRKYDFMIDYNTRRIGFSTKHAIEEKSHERHFSQYSLKSKGIEEMISHYY from the coding sequence ATGAGAATGCACTCTATTTTTGTACTGATTTTGTTGTACACTTCTACTTTAAGTACACGGGCACAAACAGTTAATTACGAATATATAAATATGGTTCATCTGGATCATAAACCTATTGTTGCAGCAAAAATCAACGGTAAGACCGCATATTTTTTGATAGATACGGGTTCCGATATTTCCATACTAGATGAAAAAAATACGAAATTATTTAAATTCAGAATTGCCCACAGCAAAGAAGAAAGCCATAACATTGAAGGTATAAATGGCATAAAGAAAAATCTTAGCAGAATTAAATTTTGCAGGCTAGTATTAGGAAATAGTGAGATGAAAAGCACTCTGTTTGCATTAGATTTGAGTAAGCTTGTGTCCCTGGTGAAAAAAAAATCTCATATCACGATACATGGGATTATTGGTTCTGATATCATGAGAAAGTATGACTTCATGATTGATTACAATACACGCAGGATTGGCTTTTCCACCAAACATGCGATAGAAGAGAAATCCCATGAGAGGCATTTTTCTCAATATAGCTTGAAATCTAAAGGCATAGAGGAAATGATTAGCCATTATTATTAG